The Cydia splendana chromosome 2, ilCydSple1.2, whole genome shotgun sequence nucleotide sequence ctggtATATTGGGTGTGTTTGAGTAAACatgaaacattaaaaaaaaattgggcaTAGTAGTTTCGGAATATTAAAACCAATATCCGGGAggccgagctttgctcggaaaacatataaagacttaaaaatgcgcgttttcccgaagataagacctagctatcgaattttcgcccccaaaaaccaccatatagcaaatttcgttCCATATCTAGGGTTcagtagtcaactaggaacccttatagtttcgccatgtccgtctgtctgtccgagacTTTTTTCTGTGTGATCGTTactgctagaaagctgcaatttggcatagATATAGGTATACATCAATCAATCCGACAAAGTAAAATCAAATCTAAACAAATTTTTTGGAGTATTTCCCCTACTCGTGAAGTGATGATGATTAATTTTTTCGATTGCACCTTTGCACCCTATAGTGTGTGGTGGCCGGTCTTTCGGTAttttttaatcaataaatgacACCTAATTAGACAGTTAAACGGTAGTTCAATTTAattatttggttatttttttggatgTCGTAGAAAAACGGAAgactaaaataaaactactttaaGATTGGAAATTCTAATGTTAAATCGCGAAATTCAAATGAATTGGCGTATGATTACAGAATATCTGTGCAGTTTATTGAACCCTTATCCTCTCACATGATCCATGCAACTGTACTTGcgagctgtcacccttattttcacataataatagaggtcactgaaaaatatcaatcatgtgagtggTTATCTACCCATAGATGGAATCAGtaatagtggtaacacactatcgcaccgcaccaaggtcatgcgacgcaccgataagtaagagcgagaaagagatatcgctttctcgctcttacttatcggtgcgtcgcataatgaccttggtgcggtgcgatagtgtgttacggccttaagtaTCAGCACAATCTAAAGAAATCACAGCATCAATCACTATAGTCATATCTTAATTAATAGACATGtttgataaaaatgtttattttcgtTAGGTACAATCGCTGATAATTTATCCGCTATATGTATATAAGTTTGACCATTAGATTATCGAGTTAGTCAAGCAGGATGAAGTGTTTGCTGGTGTTAGTTTTGTTGGCCGCTGCGTGCTGGGCTCAAGAGGAGGTGCTGCCTCTGGCGGAGCCTTGTGACCCCGAGGCTTGCCAGCTGCCCGCCTGCAGGTGTTCTGGCACTGACATTCCCGGTGGATTTGCACCGCGGGATACGCCACAAGTGAGTAGCTCGTTAAATGTTCGCTAAATCGCCtgcaaatttaaatatttacattccATAAGCCGAAAAATAAATGAACCATTTTTCTCCCAGATCTAAGAAATCATTCAATCATCAATCATTTTGGCCATTTAGCTGTCGAAGTTATAagaatcagtaaaaaaaaatataaagtgtATTTAAAAGGCTCAGTAAAAAAAACTAATGTACCTGTGTACATACAATTGATTCATACTCAATACTTGGTTTTCAACAATACCAAGGATGTACCAGATATCTCTGTGCTTTGATACCTTTATCAATATGACTtatacgcacccaaggtgcctagccaagatgccaattcttgtttttaatttaataaccaaatcattaggtaaatttagctgttctgggggcctagccaacatgccaatcgcttgcgctccgacaacgaagcgctttccgtctctatcactcttacatattagtgcgatagagagacagagatagcgtttcattgtcgtagcgcaaacgattggcatgttggctacgcacccaaggtgcctaaccaagatgacaatttttgtttttaatttaataaccaaatctttgggtacaatttagctgttctgggggcctagccaatatgccaatcgtttgcgctccgacaacgaagcgctttctgcctctattactcttacatattagtgcgatagagagacagataccgtttcgttgtagtagcgcaaacgattggcatgttggctaggcctccAGAACAGCTACATTGTGcgtaatgatttggttattaaattaaaaacaaaaaatgtcatcttggctaggcaccttaggtgcgtagccaacatgccaatcgtttgcgctacgagaacgaaacgctaGCTCTGTctttctatcgcactaatatgtaagagtgatagagacaggaagtgcttcgttgtcggagcacaagcgattggcatcttggctaggcccccagaacagctaaattttacctaatgatttggttattaaattaaaaagaaaaattgtcatcttgactaggcaccttgagtgcgtagccaacatgccgaTCGTTTGCGCTGcgataacgaaacgctatctgtctctctatcgcactgatatgtaagagtaatagagagagactataccTACGCAACTCcacggagcgttaacgtttggcatattggctaagcaTCCTGATCGGaggatagaactagatagtgtatagcggaactcttcaatgtgtactatacctaaactaaagtaacaaatatcaattcaatccgacttttaaatagaagggtgaaaatcaacttacaaaaataaatataaccatttgtactacaaaaattaacttaattctaaataacattttaattgaataaaaccttatttagaatagtcctacttctagaataattattctgttttttattccgcatttaaaataaaagtcatatgatttattcaccttaattttattctaaaataactagtgcaagaattattctaattcaactcgatttgaataagaataaaatttctgtttttattcttattcttattcaagttaatttttgcccaactctgatctgtgctaagtgaattcatccgatagcaaaatttgcaccttatgacactacttcccgtaCTAAATGAAATTACGAATAAGATGAGTGGATACATTTATCAACATTGAAATTATGTATGTTTTACTAAGCCCTTTCATTCTATTAATTTTTTAGTTTGTCCTGTTAACCTTTGACCATGGCGTGAACGTCGTCAACATCGAAACCTATCGCAACCTCATTTACAACCGTCTTAACAGCAATGGCTGTCCCGCCGGCACTACCTACTACATCAACCACGAATATACCGACTACACCATCGTGAATGAGTTGTATAACCAAGGTCTTGAGATTGCACTCCACTCCGTAAGCCACCAAACCCCTGACACTTATTGGAAGGAAGCTACCTACGATGACATGAAGTTGGAATTTGGAGACCAGAGACTTCAAATGTCTCATTTCGCTAATATTCCGATTGATGCTATTAAAGGTAAGAATTGTAATTTGAATCGTCTTCTTAATTATGGACGAAAGAAATTTGTTTATAagtaacatatttttatttgcgTCATGTAAAACTTGTCGGCACTATTAAAGgtctgcgcaaaccggcggagcgcagcgcagatcactttaaaattatcaatgtattttcttccctatttcaattaccttttttataaatttaaatgctttgagaccgacctcggagcatcacggaagATTGTTACTCtgcggcatcgaggagcacgttagaggataccgcggcggtaggcgccggcatgccgcggcatcccccggtatgcgccgaggcctcccgagtgcgccggggtagcgccgggacgacgggggagaactcgtacccactagtcactaatcccttttgatagagtacacgccgcgggatgccgcggcatcccccgggctgcgccgaagtgctccctggtgcgccggccgccagcgccgGGTTGGCGGGCTCGCGGTATCGCGGAGGATTTTACCTCGCCGGcgccggtgtgcgctgcgcggccTGCGCGccgtaaatcctcctcggtgatctgcgctgccgctgcgctccgccggtttgcgcaggcatTAAGAATTCAATACAGtctttaagcgccacttgcaccatcccactaacccgggttaacaGTGTCAAATTTTactagtaaccatggtaacttcaggtttaaccggttaaccccgggttagtgaatggtacaAGTGGCCCTAAGGAAACTTAAACACCTTTGTAAAATACCATGGATGCATTGAAtgaatgattatgattaagtgtggtaaatgatatttatttcagtttttaatctccttttttagttttatgtaagcatttataattttttttgcattaacaTCATTAATTCTACGACACACATCGTAGGAGACATGCCCATAGgctacctacctatataccCTTACTTGCGCCAGTCTTACACATGCATTTCTTCTAAAACTGTGTCTTGTTTCTTGTGGaactcatttaaatttcatagCAGTCAACTAAAGCGTTTTCAATAATCGTAATGCTTACATGTGGACAAGACATTACGTtttttttgtcttatttatctgCAATCGGCTGATTTAGCCATAATCAGATGTTCTGTCTTTTTGGGGGTTTTGAGAGGTATTCCATTAAATACTCTCTCTTGACTTTGATAGAATTTATCTTCTAGTGCCTTTGGTCTAGCCGCAGTATTTGCCACCTTTTCAGCCTACTCGGATTGTCGTTGGTGACAAGACATTACGTTTGATAGTAATATTTCTTCTACATTTCCAGGTCTCCGCATCCCATTCCTCCAGATGGCTGGCAATGCTTCCTTTCAAGTCATTGCCGACTACGGACTCGAGTACGACTGCTCTATGCCTACTGTCAACCAGATAAACCCTGGCCTGTGGCCGTACACCCTCGACTACGCCTCTACCCAGGATTGCGTTATTCCCGAATGCCCCACTGCATCTATTCCTGGAGTGTGGGTTCTGCCTATGGTCAGTTGGGTGGATTTGGACGGGTTCACTTGCTCGATGGTTGACTCTTGCTTCAGTGTGTAAGTATTATTTGCTGATCTTTAACTATTTATTGCAGATATAACACTTTAACCTATCGCATTTTGTACTCATATTTAATGACATTAACGTGTCATTACGGGTCAGGTAAGTGATAGACCCGTTAATgtcattaaatatatattatcgcatatttttgtattaagcTTTATTCATGGTATTGTCTTCGATCACCTTAAATAGTTTTTCCCACTTGATATTTTAAATAGCAATTTTCGCCACTAAGTAATTTATACTTAATAACAACGAAACAACTAACTTAATTTATCCAAATAACAAAAACGAAACTAAaactaacaacaaatactaaataaaactaaaaagttggctggcagcatttccccgctgcaTTGCAAAGTAAAATAGCAATTATTTGCCGATAACTGAATCTTTATAGCAATATGCTATTTAGGAAAAAATCTCCGCAATCATTGTCATTTAACAATTATCTCTAACAGGCCTTCCCTGACTGATGAAGACGCCTGGTTCGAGTTCACAGTAACCAATTTCGAGAGGCACTACACGGGCAACCGCTCGCCTTTTGGCTTCTACGTCCACGAGTGGTACATCGCAAGTTACCCCGCTATCTACAGGGCTTTGGCAAGATTCTTAGACATGGTCAACAACCTTCCTGATGCTTTTATGGTAAAGATTATTATTGATTATGCTTTCATTATACTTACTTCACTTTCTCACTGTTCAATAGTATCTGGAAGTCACTAATATATACTTACCTTTTTTTGAAATGCTTCCTTATACCTACTTTTGATCACCTATGCTCTGGGTAACACGTACCTATCTAAGTTATCCTATCAAACACATATTGAAACATTTAGCTTTATTTGATTAATACTTAACTAAACAATTCTGACCGTATTAATCAATAtacttttaataattaaatccgATATTTTGTATCTTAGCCATGTAAGCTCATGGCTTAAACCATGTAATCCATAGATTGTTATAATTGTATCTACCTCAGATTTTATTAGTTTAGATTTAGACAACGATATTATATCTTCCCGGTAATTCTAGGTAAACTCGGCTGAAGTGATCGACTGGGTGAAGGATCCCGTACCAGTTAATGAATACAAGAGTCGGCCATGCCGAACCTGGACACCAACCACATGCCCGCGTCAGAGCTGCGGCCCTCTCACCTCAGACCACAACGAATGGGTGAGTAGGACAACATCACAGCCATATCTAAAAgtgagggcctaccacgaacaAATTTGAGCCTTACTAGAGAAGCAAAGAGCCAAACAAACCAAGTGGATTCGAAGTGGTTGATGGTTGAAACTGTGGCTCTCTCAACTCAGACCATAATAGATAATGAATAAGTGAATAATATATGATACCGAATAAGTGATCAAATAACATTACAAATGTatcttgttaaaaaaatatcaaagccTGAGTACCAAGCATGAGCCTATCCCAGAATCACGCCTCTTACTCTTACCCCTTCTCAAGATTCACGGGAAATTACTGTTAAAGTTTGCTACCTGTAAAGGGAAAGTATAATGTAGGGGAGACTTTTCGCTTGCAAGCAGTCCATAAGACTA carries:
- the LOC134802244 gene encoding chitin deacetylase 8-like codes for the protein MKCLLVLVLLAAACWAQEEVLPLAEPCDPEACQLPACRCSGTDIPGGFAPRDTPQFVLLTFDHGVNVVNIETYRNLIYNRLNSNGCPAGTTYYINHEYTDYTIVNELYNQGLEIALHSVSHQTPDTYWKEATYDDMKLEFGDQRLQMSHFANIPIDAIKGLRIPFLQMAGNASFQVIADYGLEYDCSMPTVNQINPGLWPYTLDYASTQDCVIPECPTASIPGVWVLPMVSWVDLDGFTCSMVDSCFSVPSLTDEDAWFEFTVTNFERHYTGNRSPFGFYVHEWYIASYPAIYRALARFLDMVNNLPDAFMVNSAEVIDWVKDPVPVNEYKSRPCRTWTPTTCPRQSCGPLTSDHNEWGAFWMQICNTCPNTYPWLGNPLGE